GAATGCAGCCTGCTGCTTCTTTCTAAGACACTGTGGATTTCAGTTTTCCTGTTGAGTTCCTGCATTGCTTCTTGGAAAAAAGTTCACAGTGTGAATGCCTACACACTACTTTGTCTTTCTAAGTGAGAGAGGCATGTTAACTCTGCCTCCAATCCATCTacttggagaaaaagaaaccgacttaaagtctattttttctgatattagtatagcaaCTCCAGGTTTATTTTAGTtactatttgcatgaaatatctctcttttttaaaaaaatcgttTGCTTCCAACCTCTTTGTATCTTGGGATtgaaagtgagtctcttgtaaaCAGTACATAGTtggacaatttaaaataattattctgctcatttctgtcttttgattggagagctTAATCTATTTACAGCTAAAATAATTACTGATAAGAAAGTACTTCTGCCATTTTaccatttgtgttttgtttgtctaatatcttttctcctcattttctccATCACTGCCCTCTTTTGTGTTaagctgactttatttttttgtagcaaaacatttgcttcctttcttatttctttttgtgtattttaaaaaattattttctgcctGGGCATGGTACTTCActcataatcccaacactttttaggaggctgaggtaggaggatcacttgagcccaggagtctgagatcagtcTGGACAAGAtggcgagactctatctctactaaaaaatttaaaaatgtaactgggtgtagtggcttatgcctatagtcttagctacttgggaggtggaggcaggaaaatcccttgagttcaggagtttgaggttgcagtgagctatgatcacaacactATGCTCCAGACTTGGTGAGAGAataaggccccatctctaaaaataaatgaataaataaaataaaagttattttctttgtgtttacctAGGAGATTATGTTTTACATCCTAAATTTATAACACTATGGTTTGAATTGATATCCATTTAACTGGAATATCATACACAAACTCTCGTCTATACAGCTCCAATCCCCTCTTTCATGTTGTTGTCACAAAGTACATCTTTATCTATTGCATAACCAAGaaaatagatttataattatttttaatttatttgtcttataaattttgtataaaataaaacgTGGAGTTACAACaaccaaaaatacaataaaacatttttatatttgtccATGTAGTTATCTTTAGTTGAGATCTTTATATACTCATTAACTTTaagtttctgtctaggtttcttCCTCTTCAACCTGAAGGACTCCTTTTAGTATTTCATGTAGGGCAGATACTGGTATCAAattcccttagcttttgtttttctgagaatgtcttcatttcttcctgtttttttgaAGGATGGTTTAGCCAAatacagaattcttttttttttttttgagatggagtcttgttctgttgcccaggctggagtgcagtggcacaatcttggctcactgcaagctctgcctcccgggttcacaccattctcctgcctcagcctcccaagtagctgggactacaggcgcctgccaccacgcccggctaatttttgtatttttagtagagacggggtttcaccttgttagccaggatggtctcgatctcctgaccttatgatctgcctgcctcagcctcccaaagtgctgggattacaggcgtgagccaccgtgcccagctgctaAATACAGAATTCTTAGTTgacaatttgttttcctttaagcATTAAATATACTACCTTGCTATATTTAGCCTACATAATTTCTGATAAAAAATTGACAGTTGATCTTATGAGAATCCCATGTATGTGACAAGGTGCTTCTCTTTTGCTGCTTTCAggtttctctctttgttttttgacTGATTATAATGTGCCTTTGTCTGGATCTCTCTAAGTTTCTCCAGTTTGAGTTTATTGAGCTTTGTTGATGTGTAGTTTCATGTTTTCAACAAATTTGGGCCACTATTTCTTAAATACTTTTTATGCACATTTCTCTTTGTTTCCTCCTTCTGGGATTTCCATTATGTGTATGTTCAAGTGCTTGACAGTGTCCCACAGGTACCTTAGtctgtttacttttcctcttttttctttctgccccTCAAACTGGATAATAGCAATTGTcctatcttcaagtttgctgattatttcttctaGCTTAAATATGCCATTGAACCTCTTTAATAAATTTCCCATTTTAGTTATTATACTCTTTagctctagaatttctgtttcgtagcttttttctattaaaatatttttctctaaacatttttaaaaattattgacattctcatttttttcatacatCATTTTCCTGATTGCCTTTAGTttccctttagttctttgaacatatttaagaCAGTGGTTTAAAGCCTGTGTTTATTAAGTTCAATACTGGTCTTCCTCAGGAATGGTTTCTGTTgatgtattttgttcttttgaatGGACCATACTTTCTTATGTCTTTGTatactttgtgatttttttgttgaaCCTCAGACATGTGGATATTATACAGTCACAATTCTGTAAGTCAAATTATTTGTCCTCCcaaaagtttgttgttgttttttattgttgaagtAGACATCCACTTGTTTAGTGATTTTGTAATACTAATTTTATAAAGACTGTATTCCTAGCCATATGTGGTCATTGAAATCTCTGTTTCTTTAGCTGTGTTTAGCTAATGTTTTGACAGAGATTTCACTGAATTCCTGGAAcacaatacaaaaaacaaaacaaaacaaaaacttcaaaaactaacaaataacaaaaaagtcaaaacacaagtaaacaaggaaacaaacaaaaaaacccccaaacaaCCATTTTCATCTTAGTAGGTTGACTCTGTGCTGGGGTACTTCTCCCATACTTAACCAGGCTTAAACTGAACCTAGACATCAGTCAAAAGTAAAGGGTTAGGATATTTTTGGATCTTTTCTGATCATTCATTTTGCCCCTAGATAAACGTGTGATTTTCTAAACTCCCCAGTATGTATTGTTTCTTTTGAGTACCATAGTTTCCCAAAGAAACTTTCCCTGACATTTCCTCTGAGACTTTAGATGGTCTATTATATGTCTCAATAGTAATCTTTTACCCTGCAGAATTTTTGTTAGTCTTACAATATTCTTACACAATGGCTGCCACTTTTTGCCATGGGTAGAATCTGTGTTAAGTGAAACAAAGATTAGCACATTGTGCCAGTCCTTCATGTAGTCCAGGCAGATTAGAATAGACATACATAATACTTTGTGAATGAGGTTTGCTCTGCACCCTCTGGAACCAGAGACTGGATCGCACATTGGGGATACAGGCTGTCATTTTCAAGACTGCTGGTTAGATGGGGAGAGGGTGGGCAAACGTAAGTAAAAACGTCATGAAGCTTTCctaatatttttgagtttttttcttgtatcAGCGTTTACTTGGTtgctgaaaaactgaatattttctgAAGTTCTAATAAAGTTGATTTTGGGAGTttcgggtttttttttcttttcaattgagAGTCAGGCACTTGAAGCTGCCTATTCCACTATTTTCTCATGTTACTCATCCCTGGCCTCTGGGTTTTTGATGTGTATTCATCAGGTTTCTCTAGAGGAAGAGAGCCAATAgtatatgtgcatacacacatgcacttgcacacacacacatacacatacactcccttttatatatacatgaaagggaatttattagggagaattggctcacatgattacaaAGGTGAAGTCCCCAAATAGGTTGTCTCCAAGGTGGGAAATAAGAAAAGCTGGTAGTGTAGCTCAGTCCTAGTTCAAAAGCCTCAAGACCAGGGAAGCTGACAGTATAGCTGCCAGTCTGAGGCAGGCTGCTGGTGCAAGCCCCTggagtccaaaggctgaagaactgtgggtctgatgtccaagggcaggaggaaaaAAGCAATCTCACtctagaagggagagagaaaaagagagagaggaatctAAGCAAGCTGAATGTCCCCCTTCTGCAAACTTTGTTCTAGCCTCACCCACGGCCTATTGGATGGGCCTCCTCTTCCAGTCCACTGACCTACATGTTAGTCTCTCCTGGAAACAGCCTCACAGACACTCCCAGGAACAATGCTTCACTGTCCATCTAGGCATctctcaatccagtcaagttgacatctgTGTTAACCATCACAGGGAGTGTAGTCTCTGTAGGGTTAAATGGAATTAGAGAGACACACATGAGAGAGTATAAGACTAACTTGACTTGTTTATAAACAGGACTTACAGCCTAGAGGAAGACAGCCTGGGTTTTGAGAAACTCTTGATGATGGAGATTTCAAGTTTTCCCGTTACTCAAAACTTTTAAGAATTCTTAAACCTGATTAGTCTCGGGAGAGAAGAGCTGAAAGTTTCTTTGGTGTTTCCTTCACTGCATCCCTAGGGTTTCCCTTAACTAACTTTCCTTAGTGAATAATATTCCTTAGGGATGCATTTCAGAgtgaaagaaggagggaaagagaaagagggaaacagTGGGGCATCCCATGGCATTATGATTTCTAGACTTTCTCCTCAGTGTTTGTGTGAAGTCAGTTTTCTCTTTCACTGAGAGTGAAGAAGCAGCAGCTTCCTCTGGCCCACAGAGCAATCTCAGCACTAATCAGTCAGGAGGCGGCCTGGGTCGAGTCCTAGAGGGCCATTCAACTTTTCACTTCAGGGTATTTCTCTGGAGGTGAGTGTTTTCCAGGAGTTCTGCTCTGTGAAGGAGAAACTAGGAGAGGCTCAGGATAGAACGTTCTGGGCTTGTTTGCCCTCTAGGATGAGGACATTCAGATTTTATTAAAGAGTAATAGGCTCATCTTCAAATTCTTGCATAGCAGAAAGCACTTTCAACTATTCTCCGACTCAGTGCTTGACATAGGCACAGGTCATTGCTATTGTTAGAACCatcatctctcctttctttttactgGGTCCCACGTAAGCAGAGATTGCGGGAATTCGGACTGAGTTCTTCTATCAAGTTGATCCTTGTTACCCAAATATCATTTTACAAGAGGTCTCAGAGAGAGGACTGAATGATGACTGGGCACTGTCTCAGTGAAGACAGAAGGGAGAGAAAGCAGCTGCTTTCAGCATTGGCCGTAGCCAAGTGTACATAGGCTCTGATCATAGATTCATCCTTTAATTGATGAATTCATTTAATTCATCCAGAAATAATACTAGATCATGAGACACAATGAACAAGGATGACAATCTTCTTGCTTTCATGGTGCTTACATTGTAAAATGAatgacaaaataaacaaaaagtaaacatATAATTTCAAGCGATGAAGGCTAAAGAGAAAAGTAGATCTTAGTGAGGAGATAGCGAGTGAAGGATAGTAtgtgtttttttagacagaacgATGAGGACAATTTCCCTGAACTTGGACACTTAagcaaagacctgaaggaagtAAGGGATAAAGCCCAGAAATTCTAAGATACTCAGGAAATGGGGTCTATTTTATGTTAGTGACAGCTGACTCTTTAATTTCTGGTATGATTTTGAGAGAAAAATGTGATTGTATAAGGAACATTGACTTTGAGGATACATCCCAAACTTTCTAATAGAATGAGACCATAGCCTCTATATTTAGGACCTGGGCTGGACCTGGAAGTCACACTTTGTGGCTTTGAGCTCTCCTAGAGGCAAGGCCTGTAGACCTAAATCCTTTTGTTTGCCAGTACAAGTATGAGGTCAAAGTGGGACAGATAGAGGCTGAGATAAAAGTTCCTCCTATGTATTCTGTCTGAATCTTTCTTCTCTCGCAGTGATGAAAAGCGTTGTCAGAGTCTTAGAGAGAGATGACCAGGTTCAACTCAGGCCAGGTGCTGGTTTGTCAGCCTTCTGTGAGAAGACACATTCACTGAGGACAAAAGTAAGGGAGGCTTTCATCCCCAAgatagggaggaagaaaggagtaaTCCATGCAGAGAACCAGCTGACCAGTAGATTGAGAGATCCTCAGTTCTTGCCCTTGAAAATTTACAGATACTCCTCAGGAGACTTCCGTACCCTCACTCTCACCAACACACAGCAATGGTGATGAAGGTAaggcaaaagttttaaaataaacatccTGTAAATGGAACCTACATTCTGATGAAACAAAGAAATCAAGTAGCCAGCTCAGGGGCATTGGCAGGAAAACTTTTGTATAGAACATGATACTGGAGCAGGAATTTACAGGACAGAAAATACTTGGCAGACAGAGTAGTTTAGGACCTTCCAGGTGGAAGGGAGTTAGTGGTAGAAAGGAACACACTGTGGTCCTGGAGGCTGACTGCTGGCTGTTCAGGGCAGAGCGAGAAGCAGGTGAACTGAGCACTGATTGTGCAATGGCGCATGCTGGGCAGGGTATACGCTCTCATGTCTAAGGTATGGCACTGGGGACTGGGATCATCTTCGTGGTCAACTCAATTTTCCTCACACATTgtgcatatttagaaaaattgCCACTGACCATATACAGGAATAGTAGACGACAAATGCCTACCATTCTAGTCATGGTGTGTGGCCTGTGAACAGGAGGGGAATTGCAGAACAGTTTCTACTTCTGTTAAGATGAGAAGCCATATTAACTCTCTTTTGTTTTCTAGATTTCATGAGTAAAAAGCACTCAGAGGTAAATGTTGGGGAATTACTCTAGCGCCACTGAATTTTTTCTCTTAGGCTTCCCTGGCTCCCCAGAAGTACGCCGTATCCTTTTTGCGAACTTCTTCTTCTTGTACGCAATGACAGTGATGGGAAACATGGTCATCATTGTCACTGTCTGTGTTGATAAACGTCTGCAGTCCCCCATGTATTTTTTCCTGGGCCACATCCTGATCACATCCACTGCTGTCCCTTTTATGCTCTGGGGGTTGCTGCTTCCAAGCACTCAGATCATATCTTTGACAGCCTGTGCTGCACAGCtatatttatacctttctttGGGTACCTCGGAGTAGGCATTAATGGGAGTGATGGCTGTGGACCGTTATGTGGCTGTGTGTAACGCTTTGAGGTACAACATCATTATGAACAGCAGCACATGTGTCTGGATGGTCATTGTGTCATGGGTGTTTGGGTTCGTTTTTCAAATCTGGCCAGTTTATGCCACTTTTCAGCTTACTTTCTGCAAATCAAATGTGTTAGATCATTTTTACTGTGACCAAGGACGATTGCTCAAGGTATCCTGTGAGGACACTCTTTTCACagagtttattctttttctaatggctgttttcattatcattggtTCTTTAATCCCTACAATCGTCTCCTACACCTACATCATCTCCACCATCCTCAAGATCCCATTAGCCTCTGGCTGGAAGAAATCCTTTTCCACTTGTGCCTCCCACTTCACCTGTGTTGTGATCGGCTACGGCAGCTGCTTTTTTCTCTATGTGAAACCCAAGCAAACACAGGCAGCCGAGTATAACCGGGTAGCGTCACTGCTGGTTTTAGTGGTGACCCCTTTTCTGAACCCTTTCATCTTCACCCTGAGGAATGACAAATTCATACAGGCCTTTGGAGATGGCATGAAACACTGCTATCAGCTCCTCAGAATTTAGCTCTGTCCTGGGGACAATCCTCATCATGGACTTCAGTAATCTGAAGGTACTAATTTAAATCTAAAATGACAGTTCTCATCATCAAATAGTTTGTAATCTACAAGGGATATTTAGGGCATAGACAGTGCTTCAATTCATTATTGGGTGACTTCTATATGGGAaatcaatttattctttttaatgtatataaatacatgtcCCAAAATAAATATGACAAGTGTAAACATCTGAAATACATGAAGATTTTAGAATTCTCAGACTGTGAATGGGAAAAGCAAGAAATGTGATTTATCTGATGTCTGCTGTAGTAATTTGATTCTAGATGCCAGAATTATCTTCCCCTGTATTGCCTTGTGGTTTCATGGTGTGTTGTCATCGTGTAAGCCTCACTGTTGTGTCTCTCATTGACCTGTGGTCCACCCTCAAGCTTCAAACTTTCATTGTAGTTCCTGACTCCAATGTTCAATGGTGATAGTAACTTTCTGTGGGTTTTCTGACTGGAAGTTGTGACAGTGAACTCCCTCCCCCATACTGACTGCTTAGCAATCTTCAGGATGAATGTGTTTTGATACAGGTTTAACCCTAATTTGTGTACCTTCTTAGCCATAGATGAAAGGTTTTAGAAAGAAACATTGTTTTTACCTAATGTCGCCAACATCAAATGAGGGAGCGCAATGGAGGTATGTTCTGGAAGGTGATGTGATAAGGGGTAGATGGCTTTGCTGTGTCCTTGGGCTGAGGGTGGATTGGAGAGAGGGCAGAGGGACAGGTGGCCTGTGGcccctttttctctgtctcacACATTCTTCAATGCTGACATGGTACATTCACCCTCCATGTTCCCTTTGCTATCCCACTTCCTGCTCAGTTTCTTTATTAATTgcatttattctctctctctctgttagtACCAGATTCATCTCTTTGTTCCTTTCCCCACTTCATTCACTCACAGAAACCAAGTTTATCAAGCCACCTTCTAGCTCCACACTGAGCTCCCTTAATCCTTATATCTCAGTTTCTGTATTGCCCCATTGTCTCTCTTGTTCCTGTCATACCCACTATTCTCAATTAATATTTCTGTATTGCATGACACAGATTTCTTCTGCATTCTTACACAAGTGATTACACATGTTTGGTGGCAACCCAAATGGACATCAAAAGGTGACTACTCATATGATTTATGGCACTTTCATTCAGTTGAACATTACATAACTGTAGGAAGAATGAGGAAGTTTTCTTTGTCGTTAAAAGAAAGTACTTCAGGGCACACagttgagaaagaaaagcaaagagtagaccaatttttttatgtgtttccTTTTTGTAAGAACCAAGCAAAACtctgtttatatttctatttggGTATAGTTGCATGAAGAAATGCCTAGGATGGAAACCAGGAAATCAGTTACCTTGGGGATGTGTTGGTGGGAATGGCATTCATGGGAATAGTCGGTGAGGGAGGCTGTTTATGATACAGCTGTGTACATTGCTTTCACTGCTACTTCATAATAATGTGTTACCTACTCAAAAGTAAAAGACATCATTCTGCTTCTAATTGCCAAGGAAAGTGTGCTTGCTTATCCAAATATCTGATGGTAACAAAGGACATATTTTGACAGAAGAATCTTTAGTAACTCTAGATACTTTCTGAGATCTAGAGTTTCTAATGTTTCTGCAGGTGGTTTCTGAAGAGCTTAGTAGTGGTACTGGGAGAATAATAAGGGAGAAGAGATGGAGCTTCACATTTCTCTCATTCCCAGACCTTCACTACTTTTGTAAGACTATATATTGTTTGGATATTTTGGGGGCTTCTTTTAATTATCTTATGTGTGTAGAAATTATCTTTGtctaatctgttttttttttactctttgcaTCTTAATGAAATCTTCTGTCATATAGAGGTATTCATTTTGCCTTTGTCCAGTTAATTATTACttttatgatatatatttctgtaatcatttaaaaagttttttctaTTCAAATGACTTAACGAAAGTCCATTGTAACATTTACATGCCCTGACAGAGTAGACGTAATacaatagtttttatttaaaaaaagagaataatgggAATGCATgtgcaaaagtttaaaaaaaatactttcagtaATCATACTGATGGAGATAGTATTCCAGGATGGTTGTGAGTATAATGTGAAATAAAGGAAATGTGTcctttatttcaaataaatatggaatattctatttcttaataCAATATGGAGGAGCTTAGGTAAATCGCTATGTGTGGGCAGACTCAGTGCatgtgctctctctttctctgtctctcactccTGGCTCTGTTCATTGCCATAACTTAGCAACATTGGCCAATTCGATTACAATGAACATTCCTAGGCCCATATTGTAGTCTTGCAATACAACTTCCTGGTAAGAGAAATcagggcttcttggagaaatgactgactCCTCATCTAGGATGGAGAATCCACAAGATGTACTTGAAAAATCATATCATACCAGATATGAAAGATTACTAGGGTCATATTAGAATACTCAGGACTCAATTAGAGGAGACTTCTACTGGCcaaagatgaaagaaattgtgCTTCCAACCTatcaactatttttaaatttatgagttcacaatatttaaaaaattaatcaccttccaaagaTGATATTTATTATTCATCAGACCTAAGCTTCTGAACCTACCAacttatagaaaaatatgtaaagaacagAAAGACACATTTAACTACACCACGTAGATGGAATTGGGAAAATGGAGATTATAAGAATTCTACCATAAAACCACCTGAGTTTCTCAACAAATAGATTGGAAAGAGGTGAAAAGGCGGTAGAGAGAATGTGAGGATTAGAACTGATGTAAAGAacatatcaaataaaaaaaagtagaagactaAGCTATAGTGTGTGACAATTTAAACTGGAGTGATAAAATCTTTAAGGAATACAAATACATGATTACTTAAAGGTAAAGATTATCATTACTTCTGAGGATGTGATGAGTGAATTGGAACAGGACACATGAATG
This window of the Pongo abelii isolate AG06213 chromosome 6, NHGRI_mPonAbe1-v2.0_pri, whole genome shotgun sequence genome carries:
- the LOC100449054 gene encoding LOW QUALITY PROTEIN: olfactory receptor 9A1-like (The sequence of the model RefSeq protein was modified relative to this genomic sequence to represent the inferred CDS: substituted 1 base at 1 genomic stop codon), encoding MLGNYSSATEFFLLGFPGSPEVRRILFANFFFLYAMTVMGNMVIIVTVCVDKRLQSPMYFFLGHILITSTAVPFMLWGLLLPSTQIISLTACAAQLYLYLSLGTSEXALMGVMAVDRYVAVCNALRYNIIMNSSTCVWMVIVSWVFGFVFQIWPVYATFQLTFCKSNVLDHFYCDQGRLLKVSCEDTLFTEFILFLMAVFIIIGSLIPTIVSYTYIISTILKIPLASGWKKSFSTCASHFTCVVIGYGSCFFLYVKPKQTQAAEYNRVASLLVLVVTPFLNPFIFTLRNDKFIQAFGDGMKHCYQLLRI